The proteins below come from a single Synechococcus sp. WH 8101 genomic window:
- the gloA gene encoding lactoylglutathione lyase produces MRMLHTMLRVGDLERSLRFYTEVLGMQLLRRKDYPSGRFTLAFVGYGEESDHTVLELTHNWDTDHYALGDGYGHIALGVDDIHATCAAIAEKGGRVVREPGPMKHGSTVIAFVEDPDGYKVELIQLASRASS; encoded by the coding sequence ATGCGCATGCTGCACACGATGCTGCGTGTGGGGGATCTGGAGCGATCGCTGCGCTTCTACACCGAGGTGCTGGGGATGCAGTTGCTGCGCCGCAAGGACTACCCCTCCGGCCGGTTCACGCTTGCTTTTGTGGGATACGGCGAGGAGAGCGATCACACCGTGCTGGAGCTGACCCATAACTGGGACACCGACCATTACGCCCTGGGTGATGGCTACGGCCACATCGCCCTCGGTGTGGACGACATCCATGCCACCTGTGCGGCGATTGCCGAGAAGGGTGGGCGCGTGGTGCGGGAACCGGGGCCGATGAAGCACGGCAGCACGGTGATCGCCTTCGTGGAGGATCCGGATGGCTACAAAGTGGAGTTGATTCAGCTCGCGTCCAGGGCGTCGTCCTGA
- the eno gene encoding phosphopyruvate hydratase, with product MFDSLDLVIDTIVAREVLDSRGNPTVEAEVLLEGGASGRAIVPSGASTGAHEAHELRDGGSRYMGKGVTQAVDHIEERIAPALCGLSALDQASVDAAMQELDGSANKSTLGANAILAVSLATARAAANGVGLPLYRYLGGPMASLLPVPLMNVINGGAHAANSLDFQEFMLVPHGAPSFREALRMGTEVFHTLKGLLQERGLSTSVGDEGGFAPDLGNNEAGDILVQAIEKAGYKPGEQIALALDVASTEFYADGRYAFGGGSFSSAEMVDQLEALVNRFPIVSIEDGLAEDDWDGWKLLTERLGSRVQLVGDDLFVTNSQRLQQGIDNNTANSILIKVNQIGSLTETLQAIDLAGRSGYTSVISHRSGETEDTTIADLAVATRAGQIKTGSLSRSERVAKYNQLLRIEDELGSQAVYAGAVGQGPRGRG from the coding sequence GTGTTCGATTCCCTAGACCTCGTCATCGACACCATCGTGGCCAGGGAGGTACTCGATTCCCGCGGCAACCCCACTGTGGAAGCGGAAGTGCTGCTCGAGGGTGGTGCCAGCGGTCGGGCGATCGTGCCCAGCGGCGCCAGCACCGGTGCCCATGAAGCCCATGAACTGCGTGATGGCGGCAGTCGTTACATGGGCAAAGGGGTGACACAGGCGGTGGATCACATTGAAGAGCGCATCGCCCCGGCGCTCTGCGGCCTCTCCGCCCTGGATCAGGCGAGTGTGGATGCGGCGATGCAGGAGCTCGACGGCAGCGCCAACAAGTCGACGCTTGGTGCGAACGCGATCCTGGCAGTGAGCCTGGCCACGGCCCGTGCCGCCGCCAACGGTGTGGGATTGCCCTTGTATCGCTATCTGGGCGGACCGATGGCCTCCCTGCTGCCGGTGCCCTTGATGAACGTGATCAACGGCGGAGCGCATGCCGCCAACAGCCTGGATTTCCAAGAATTCATGCTGGTGCCCCACGGCGCTCCCAGCTTCCGCGAGGCCCTGCGCATGGGCACTGAGGTGTTTCACACCCTCAAGGGACTGCTTCAGGAGCGTGGCCTGAGCACATCGGTGGGCGATGAGGGCGGTTTCGCTCCCGATCTGGGCAATAACGAAGCGGGCGACATCCTGGTGCAGGCGATTGAAAAAGCCGGCTACAAGCCTGGTGAGCAGATCGCCCTGGCCCTCGATGTGGCCAGCACGGAGTTCTACGCCGATGGCCGTTACGCCTTCGGCGGCGGCAGTTTCAGCAGTGCCGAGATGGTGGATCAGCTTGAGGCGTTGGTGAATCGTTTCCCGATCGTCTCGATCGAAGATGGCCTGGCAGAAGACGACTGGGACGGCTGGAAACTGTTGACCGAGCGCCTGGGCAGCCGTGTGCAGCTCGTGGGTGATGACCTGTTCGTGACCAACAGCCAACGGCTACAACAGGGCATTGACAACAACACAGCGAATTCAATCCTCATCAAGGTGAACCAGATCGGTTCGCTCACTGAAACCCTGCAGGCAATCGATCTGGCTGGCCGCAGCGGTTATACGAGCGTGATCAGCCACCGCAGCGGTGAAACGGAAGACACCACCATCGCCGACCTGGCCGTGGCCACCCGGGCCGGTCAGATCAAAACCGGTTCCCTCAGCCGCAGCGAACGGGTCGCCAAATACAACCAGCTGCTGCGCATCGAAGACGAACTGGGCAGCCAGGCCGTGTACGCCGGCGCCGTGGGCCAAGGGCCTCGCGGCCGAGGCTGA
- a CDS encoding phytanoyl-CoA dioxygenase family protein — protein MPADSGGHWLIPQLLDPKRLSKMRDQLIARADSKTLQSGRQALLGIQADGSHLARSSLDEDLFALLTDPALIAAVKRVSGCPMVRPFQFDLLTKAPGAPETPWHRDRDFLPIDRQSYTCWIPLDPIPEDCTLVYAEGTASMAPTCTDMPDPASLKCLLENHGSPFRRLPEMKPGDVDIHEGHVWHFGPANSTPHWRRALGVAFVEHGTLLCTDPEGFSGPAGARMRRATLHSLFGPNAEGQPVEGERHPLL, from the coding sequence ATGCCCGCGGATTCTGGCGGTCATTGGCTGATCCCTCAACTACTTGACCCCAAGCGGTTGAGCAAGATGCGTGATCAGCTGATTGCACGGGCAGATTCGAAGACGCTGCAATCAGGACGCCAGGCCTTACTCGGAATCCAGGCCGATGGTTCCCACCTGGCACGATCATCCTTGGATGAGGATCTGTTTGCCCTTCTGACAGATCCCGCCCTGATCGCAGCGGTGAAACGGGTGAGCGGATGCCCAATGGTGCGCCCTTTCCAATTCGATCTGCTCACGAAGGCGCCCGGAGCACCTGAAACCCCTTGGCATAGAGATCGCGATTTTCTTCCAATTGATCGGCAGAGTTACACCTGCTGGATTCCCCTCGATCCCATCCCTGAGGACTGCACCCTGGTGTACGCGGAAGGTACGGCCTCGATGGCCCCCACCTGCACAGATATGCCTGACCCCGCAAGCCTCAAGTGCCTGCTCGAGAACCATGGTTCACCGTTCCGGCGGCTGCCGGAGATGAAGCCTGGCGATGTGGACATCCACGAAGGACACGTCTGGCACTTCGGCCCTGCCAACAGCACACCGCACTGGCGTCGGGCTCTCGGCGTGGCCTTCGTTGAACATGGAACCTTGCTTTGCACCGATCCCGAAGGCTTTTCAGGCCCTGCAGGAGCACGGATGCGGCGCGCAACCTTGCACTCGCTCTTCGGCCCGAATGCCGAGGGCCAACCCGTCGAGGGCGAGCGACATCCGCTTCTTTGA
- a CDS encoding AarF/ABC1/UbiB kinase family protein, protein MAGRLGGAVVPSALRALRIWRAVLTLMVLLWWDGRRWTYPGGCTPERREARQQRRARWLTAELLALGSAFIKLGQLLSARPDVLPAGWVAELADLQDRVPPFPFDRAQAVLEEELGARCAEIIDLDEQPLGAASLAQVHRASLRSGRQVVLKIQRPGLERVFRLDLEVMQQVAAVLQRHPSWGRGRDWVAIAQECRRVLLRELDFRVEAQYAARFRQQFLEDPRIRVPGVIWELSSRRVLCLDYLPGTKVNDREALLAAGIDPAAVAEIGAASYLQQLVRYGFFHADPHPGNLAVASDGALIYYDFGMMGLLSDGLRRRLGAMVRAAATRDASALVSEMQAAGVIAGGVDLGPVRRLVRLMLQEALTPPFTANVIDKLSGDLYELVYGQPFRLPVELIFVMRALSTFEGVGRSLDPSFSLVAIAKPYLLPLMSASGSGPNDLFNELGRQVGALSSRAAGIPRRLDESLERLEQGDLQLQIRMGESDRQFRRMVTAQHAVGQSVLLGSLALAAALLGAGPRPLWALLPLAAAVPVGSGWLRLQIKLRRDGRLESFSSSER, encoded by the coding sequence ATGGCCGGCAGGCTCGGTGGTGCCGTGGTGCCCAGCGCTCTGAGGGCTCTGCGCATTTGGCGCGCCGTGCTCACCTTGATGGTTCTGTTGTGGTGGGATGGTCGCCGCTGGACCTATCCGGGGGGTTGCACACCAGAGCGACGTGAAGCACGTCAGCAACGCCGGGCCCGCTGGCTGACGGCAGAGCTTCTCGCGCTGGGCTCAGCCTTCATCAAACTCGGTCAGTTGCTCTCCGCGCGTCCGGATGTGCTCCCGGCGGGCTGGGTCGCTGAGTTGGCCGACCTGCAGGATCGGGTGCCCCCCTTTCCCTTCGATCGGGCTCAGGCGGTGCTGGAGGAGGAGCTGGGCGCCCGTTGCGCCGAAATCATCGACCTGGATGAGCAGCCGCTCGGTGCGGCTTCGCTTGCCCAGGTGCATCGCGCCAGCTTGCGCAGTGGAAGGCAGGTGGTGCTCAAGATTCAGCGCCCGGGTCTGGAACGGGTGTTCCGGCTCGATCTTGAGGTGATGCAGCAGGTGGCCGCTGTGCTGCAGCGCCATCCCAGCTGGGGGCGCGGGCGCGATTGGGTGGCGATCGCCCAGGAATGCCGCCGAGTGTTGTTGCGGGAACTCGATTTCCGCGTGGAGGCCCAGTACGCCGCCCGTTTCCGGCAGCAGTTTCTGGAAGATCCGCGCATCCGTGTGCCTGGCGTGATCTGGGAATTGAGCAGCCGGCGGGTGCTCTGTCTGGATTATCTGCCGGGGACCAAGGTGAATGATCGCGAGGCCCTGTTGGCGGCGGGGATTGACCCGGCAGCCGTGGCGGAGATCGGTGCAGCCAGCTATCTGCAGCAATTGGTGCGTTACGGCTTCTTCCACGCCGACCCCCATCCCGGCAATCTGGCGGTGGCCAGTGATGGCGCCCTGATCTACTACGACTTCGGCATGATGGGCCTGCTGTCTGATGGTCTGCGCCGACGGCTTGGGGCCATGGTCCGGGCGGCTGCGACCCGGGATGCGTCGGCTCTGGTCAGTGAAATGCAGGCCGCCGGGGTGATTGCCGGAGGGGTCGATCTCGGCCCCGTGCGTCGTCTGGTGCGTTTGATGTTGCAGGAAGCCCTCACGCCTCCGTTCACTGCCAATGTGATCGACAAATTGTCGGGAGATCTCTACGAGCTGGTGTATGGCCAGCCGTTCCGTCTGCCGGTGGAGCTGATCTTTGTGATGCGGGCTCTCTCCACCTTTGAAGGGGTCGGACGCAGCCTCGATCCCAGCTTTAGCCTGGTTGCGATCGCCAAGCCCTACCTGCTTCCCCTGATGAGTGCCAGCGGATCCGGCCCCAATGACCTGTTCAACGAGCTCGGCCGCCAGGTGGGGGCGCTCAGCAGTCGGGCCGCAGGGATTCCCAGGCGCCTGGACGAAAGTCTCGAACGCCTCGAACAGGGAGATCTGCAACTGCAGATCCGCATGGGTGAATCCGACCGCCAGTTCCGCCGCATGGTGACGGCCCAGCATGCGGTGGGTCAGTCGGTGTTGCTGGGTTCTCTGGCGTTGGCCGCCGCCCTGCTCGGGGCGGGCCCGAGGCCTTTGTGGGCCCTGCTGCCTCTGGCAGCTGCTGTTCCGGTCGGGAGCGGTTGGTTGCGCTTGCAAATCAAGTTGCGACGCGATGGGCGATTGGAATCGTTCTCGTCTTCAGAGCGTTGA
- a CDS encoding site-specific integrase, with amino-acid sequence MTSHATNQSSKSKFMCKTNRSGKSAVLNKRQLEMVFASLPEKYSLLAEILYYSAGRVSEVTNLKVNNINFTDGLVTFEKSSTKTKETRQVPLPPSVLDNLSIWVGSHGLKGDDYIFFTNSRNMKLKAGEKSVSTQSVDNFLRKAYDWTGIQGASTHSMRRSRLTHLHIEESWSLREIMNISGHRNLMSLQQYLDSDRRQTFDKYRELFVKEGV; translated from the coding sequence GTGACCTCCCACGCCACTAATCAGTCTTCTAAGTCCAAATTCATGTGTAAGACAAACAGGAGTGGTAAGTCTGCTGTGCTCAACAAGAGGCAGCTGGAGATGGTCTTCGCTTCTCTACCTGAGAAGTATTCACTATTGGCGGAGATTCTCTACTACTCAGCGGGCAGGGTCTCGGAAGTTACCAACCTCAAGGTCAACAACATCAACTTCACGGATGGTCTGGTGACCTTTGAGAAGTCCTCTACCAAAACGAAAGAGACCCGCCAGGTGCCACTACCGCCATCAGTCTTGGACAACTTATCCATATGGGTAGGTAGTCATGGTCTAAAGGGTGATGACTACATCTTCTTCACCAACTCTAGAAACATGAAACTCAAGGCAGGTGAGAAGTCTGTATCCACTCAGTCTGTAGACAACTTCCTTCGTAAGGCATACGACTGGACTGGCATACAAGGAGCTTCTACACACTCCATGAGACGCTCACGCCTGACTCATCTTCATATTGAGGAGTCATGGTCACTACGAGAAATCATGAATATCAGCGGTCACAGAAATCTGATGTCTCTACAACAATACCTGGATAGCGACAGACGCCAAACCTTTGACAAATACAGAGAATTATTTGTGAAGGAGGGTGTTTGA
- a CDS encoding DNA methyltransferase, protein MKVVEVPVDAIKVRVRMRTPSDEKVEGLAESIRDIGTLINPITIDGNYNLIAGYHRLLAFQSLGKETIPATIQEESNDTFNELLEIDENLLRNELDYIEEADHLVRREELMASLGTIYRTGDNQHTSGESKVSVEELASSVGLSKRSYQQRKQIYKLHPEVKSFLSGTEFAKSLVDLIKLSSEEDHIQIEIANLLITGECRTWKQSFFQAKMKDHKLKTTPQVDFNIKERWGGMPKSLMKFPRVEDDLRKVCNLVNHTEDLRHTKATLAFGDMPIRLHQQNPDQSRFSIDYYTRPGHLVCDPFNGRATTAVTALHLQRRFIGFEINALAARKTREVITTHMEVEDSSWTLYEECGVEMESLRNESGILDAIYTSPPYFNFAESYNTEDERDLSNMPLPQFLEKIDILFGNISRLIKTSNYKDRIFHPIIMTLGTARDGENGILDMSYHFQTIAKSHGLTLWDQMFVEVNNPFAWSSHQTNYNLGFVTKNYETQVAWVKFN, encoded by the coding sequence GTGAAGGTAGTAGAGGTCCCAGTTGATGCCATCAAGGTTAGGGTCCGAATGAGGACACCATCTGATGAAAAGGTGGAAGGGTTGGCAGAGTCTATTAGAGATATTGGGACACTAATCAATCCCATCACTATTGATGGTAACTACAACCTTATCGCTGGTTACCATCGTCTACTGGCATTCCAGTCCTTAGGTAAAGAGACTATCCCTGCCACCATCCAGGAAGAAAGTAATGATACCTTCAACGAGCTCCTGGAGATTGATGAAAATCTTCTCCGTAATGAGTTGGATTACATAGAGGAAGCAGACCATCTAGTAAGGCGAGAGGAGTTGATGGCATCTCTCGGCACTATCTACAGGACAGGTGACAATCAACACACTAGTGGTGAAAGTAAAGTAAGCGTAGAAGAATTAGCTAGTAGCGTTGGACTATCCAAGAGGTCGTATCAACAACGAAAACAGATTTATAAACTACATCCTGAGGTAAAGTCATTTCTATCTGGCACAGAATTTGCTAAGTCACTTGTAGACCTTATAAAACTATCATCAGAAGAAGACCACATTCAGATTGAAATCGCCAACCTACTTATTACTGGTGAATGTAGGACATGGAAACAATCATTCTTCCAGGCGAAGATGAAGGACCATAAGTTGAAGACCACACCTCAGGTGGACTTCAACATCAAAGAGCGTTGGGGTGGAATGCCAAAGTCGTTGATGAAATTCCCGAGAGTGGAAGATGACTTACGGAAGGTATGTAACTTAGTCAACCACACAGAAGACTTGAGGCACACAAAAGCGACACTTGCCTTTGGTGACATGCCGATACGACTACATCAGCAGAATCCTGACCAATCTAGATTCTCTATTGATTACTACACTCGTCCAGGTCACTTAGTGTGTGACCCATTCAACGGCAGAGCTACTACAGCAGTCACGGCACTCCACCTCCAGAGAAGGTTTATTGGGTTTGAGATAAACGCTCTAGCGGCACGGAAGACTAGAGAAGTCATCACTACCCATATGGAGGTTGAGGACTCTTCCTGGACCTTGTATGAAGAGTGTGGCGTTGAAATGGAAAGTCTCCGTAACGAGAGCGGAATCTTGGATGCCATATACACCAGTCCTCCGTATTTCAATTTTGCTGAGAGCTACAACACGGAAGATGAAAGAGACCTATCTAACATGCCACTCCCTCAGTTTCTAGAGAAGATAGATATCCTCTTCGGCAACATCAGCAGACTAATCAAGACTAGTAACTACAAGGATAGAATCTTCCATCCAATCATCATGACCTTAGGCACAGCTAGAGATGGTGAGAATGGCATCCTAGACATGTCATACCACTTCCAGACAATTGCCAAGAGTCATGGTCTAACTCTGTGGGACCAAATGTTTGTAGAGGTCAACAATCCCTTCGCTTGGTCATCACATCAAACAAACTACAATCTAGGTTTCGTCACCAAAAACTATGAGACACAGGTGGCATGGGTAAAATTCAATTAG
- a CDS encoding phage integrase SAM-like domain-containing protein: protein MARPSEGKWVQEKTLVFPPEEDCYIYKRPNSGTWQYFLTIPGEGVERKSTKKKNQVEALQVARDRKLEVMMRQKQGLKARRVKKMFDFIDEYLASEKERVADYNKPNHITSETFRIKSHHLKMLKRFYHDRSIRLEDLDYPKLQKYPTWRRTKDETWNPSPPKTQHTIRTELTTIKAYFDFLFEKGLLPRKPEFEKVRSESLRNNRRDYLSPRQYQQTINTIRAWSKSKNLTPSQEYNRQVIYQAILVMSNSCQRVGELRKLRWRDLDPNTNLSKEDQKVGHLIRIRPEATKTGESRTIQSPTTKHFQTIRELSGIPKHRGPFPHVPPDRLNDFVISKFGHPDQPMGQGTWDRLWKDIKSECADRYWNQKNITWYSFRHTGISFAVSRGVPMLLLSRNCGTGTRYLEDVYFHHESESKQTWETLSQNRVFFNKLKRHENYVLVEIEDIMDVDPKD, encoded by the coding sequence GTGGCGAGACCATCCGAAGGCAAGTGGGTCCAGGAGAAGACGCTGGTGTTTCCTCCAGAGGAGGATTGCTACATCTACAAACGACCCAACTCAGGCACCTGGCAATATTTTCTGACTATCCCTGGTGAGGGTGTTGAGCGTAAATCTACGAAGAAGAAGAATCAGGTAGAGGCACTCCAGGTAGCTAGGGACAGAAAACTTGAAGTGATGATGAGACAGAAGCAAGGTCTCAAGGCACGGCGTGTCAAAAAGATGTTTGATTTCATAGATGAATATCTGGCATCTGAGAAGGAGCGTGTCGCTGACTACAACAAACCTAATCACATAACTTCTGAGACCTTCAGGATAAAGTCACATCATCTGAAGATGCTGAAGAGGTTTTATCATGATAGAAGTATTAGGTTAGAAGATTTAGATTATCCTAAACTACAGAAATATCCGACATGGCGTAGGACTAAAGATGAAACCTGGAATCCTTCACCACCTAAGACTCAACACACCATCAGGACAGAGCTCACAACCATAAAAGCATATTTTGATTTTCTATTTGAGAAAGGTCTGCTACCTAGGAAACCTGAGTTTGAGAAGGTTAGAAGTGAGTCGCTTAGAAATAACAGGCGTGACTACTTGTCACCACGCCAGTATCAGCAAACTATCAACACTATTAGGGCGTGGTCCAAGTCTAAGAATCTGACGCCATCTCAGGAATACAACCGCCAGGTTATCTACCAGGCGATTCTTGTGATGTCTAATAGTTGCCAGCGAGTGGGTGAATTGAGGAAGCTACGCTGGCGTGACCTAGACCCCAATACGAATTTGAGTAAGGAGGACCAGAAGGTTGGTCATCTGATTCGTATCAGACCTGAGGCAACAAAGACTGGTGAGTCAAGGACTATTCAGTCTCCTACTACTAAGCATTTTCAGACCATTCGTGAGTTATCTGGCATCCCTAAACACAGAGGTCCATTCCCACATGTCCCTCCCGATAGGTTGAATGATTTTGTTATTAGTAAGTTTGGTCACCCAGACCAACCCATGGGACAAGGCACATGGGACAGACTCTGGAAAGATATCAAGTCTGAATGTGCCGACCGATATTGGAATCAGAAAAATATAACTTGGTATAGCTTCAGGCACACAGGAATCAGTTTCGCTGTGAGTAGAGGCGTGCCGATGCTACTGCTGAGTAGGAATTGTGGCACAGGCACACGATACTTAGAAGATGTCTACTTTCATCATGAGAGTGAATCTAAGCAGACATGGGAGACACTTTCTCAGAATAGAGTCTTCTTCAATAAGTTGAAGCGACATGAAAATTATGTCCTGGTGGAGATTGAGGACATCATGGATGTAGACCCTAAGGATTGA
- the argJ gene encoding bifunctional glutamate N-acetyltransferase/amino-acid acetyltransferase ArgJ — translation MARGEDGSSVSPAGVMVANSGSLSPTWVAVPGGLTAPDGFQASGFTAGLKASGKPDLALLLAPEGAVCAGTFTTSVVRAACVDLCIERLQRRGGQVRAVLTNSGQANACTGDRGLIDSQRATQALADRLGLTAEEVLICSTGVIGVPIPMDILLAGIDPLASALSGDGGAAAATAILTTDLIDKQIALEANLGGRRVRIGGMAKGSGMIHPDMATMLGYLTCDAAVPADQWQALVQRAVQRSFNAITVDGDTSTNDSFLAFAAGAPLPPDQLAALEEGVTQVAQHLARAIARDGEGATCLMDVRVDGAASEAEAQRIARTVCGSSLVKTAIHGRDPNWGRIIAAAGRAGVHFDPETVALWLGEHQLMAAGQPLPFDRPAASRYLRERAAGAYLQDDSVRIRLRVGDGPGQGQAWGCDLSDQYVRINADYTT, via the coding sequence ATGGCGCGGGGTGAGGATGGATCCAGTGTCTCCCCTGCAGGCGTGATGGTGGCCAACAGCGGATCCCTCTCGCCCACTTGGGTTGCCGTGCCGGGAGGCCTCACGGCTCCGGATGGGTTTCAGGCCTCAGGCTTCACCGCCGGGCTGAAGGCTTCCGGGAAACCAGATCTCGCTCTGCTGTTGGCGCCGGAGGGAGCGGTGTGTGCCGGCACCTTCACCACATCGGTGGTGCGGGCGGCCTGCGTGGATCTTTGCATCGAACGGTTGCAGCGCCGTGGTGGCCAGGTGCGGGCGGTGCTCACCAATTCCGGTCAGGCCAATGCCTGCACGGGGGATCGCGGCTTGATCGATAGCCAGCGGGCCACCCAGGCGCTGGCGGATCGGCTGGGGCTGACGGCAGAGGAGGTGCTGATCTGCTCCACCGGTGTGATCGGGGTGCCGATCCCGATGGATATTTTGTTGGCGGGGATCGATCCTCTGGCGTCGGCCTTGAGCGGCGATGGTGGCGCGGCAGCTGCCACAGCGATTCTCACCACCGATCTGATCGACAAGCAGATCGCCCTGGAGGCCAATCTCGGCGGCCGGCGCGTGCGCATCGGTGGCATGGCCAAGGGGTCGGGAATGATTCATCCCGATATGGCCACGATGCTCGGCTACCTCACCTGTGATGCTGCGGTGCCCGCGGATCAGTGGCAGGCGCTGGTGCAGCGGGCGGTGCAGCGGTCGTTCAACGCCATCACCGTGGACGGTGACACGAGCACCAATGATTCGTTTCTGGCGTTTGCCGCCGGAGCCCCCTTGCCGCCGGATCAGCTGGCGGCCTTGGAAGAGGGTGTGACCCAGGTGGCTCAGCATCTGGCCCGCGCCATTGCCCGTGACGGTGAAGGGGCCACCTGTCTGATGGATGTGCGGGTGGACGGTGCCGCCTCGGAAGCGGAGGCGCAGCGGATCGCTCGCACCGTGTGTGGGTCGTCGTTGGTGAAAACCGCCATTCATGGTCGCGATCCCAACTGGGGCCGGATCATTGCCGCCGCTGGCCGCGCCGGGGTGCACTTTGACCCCGAGACCGTGGCGCTCTGGCTTGGCGAGCATCAATTAATGGCCGCTGGACAGCCCCTGCCTTTTGATCGTCCTGCAGCGTCCCGATACCTGCGCGAGCGAGCGGCGGGTGCCTACTTGCAGGACGACAGTGTGAGGATCCGGTTGCGGGTCGGTGATGGCCCCGGTCAGGGCCAGGCCTGGGGTTGCGATCTCTCCGATCAGTATGTCCGTATCAACGCCGACTACACAACATAG